Proteins from a single region of Verrucosispora sp. NA02020:
- a CDS encoding DsrE family protein, whose product MLGGMARTLVVKATAGADSPERCAQAFTVAATAAAAGVPVSLWLTGESTWFALPGHAQNFELPHSAPLAELLHVILSTGTVTACTQCAARRDIGTGDVIPGVRIAGAAVFVEETMAEGAQALVY is encoded by the coding sequence ATGCTGGGCGGTATGGCCCGCACTCTCGTCGTCAAGGCCACCGCCGGCGCCGACTCGCCGGAGCGTTGCGCCCAGGCGTTCACCGTCGCCGCCACTGCGGCGGCAGCCGGGGTACCCGTCTCGCTCTGGCTCACCGGTGAGTCGACCTGGTTCGCGTTGCCCGGTCACGCACAGAACTTCGAGCTGCCGCACTCGGCGCCCCTGGCCGAGCTGCTGCACGTGATCCTCTCCACCGGCACGGTGACCGCCTGCACCCAGTGCGCCGCCCGCCGGGACATCGGCACGGGTGACGTGATCCCCGGCGTACGGATCGCCGGTGCCGCCGTCTTCGTGGAGGAGACGATGGCCGAGGGTGCACAGGCGCTCGTGTACTGA
- a CDS encoding amylo-alpha-1,6-glucosidase, with amino-acid sequence MKELVSILDGNTFLVSDRRGDIEPALDFPTGLFSFDTRFLSTWLLLLDGERLHALSLDDSESHRTRYFLVPGEPTHFLDAKVSVIRSRAISGSFEEELTVLNHSGQSMMFTVRIEMGADFADLFEIKDTQRKRGEHTATPGENALRLDYRREAFHRETVISSSAPAEVDLTGMTFAIEIGPHGEWTTRLAVTTTIYGARGEDVRSQLPFSGSRTTAVIQAEHAEFIAKAPKLSCDYQPLTEAYRRSLDDLAALRYESIALGVRLLATGLPWFMTLFGRDSIITSLQVLPFQPELIPPTLTMLAGLQGHRLDDFRDEEPGKILHELRYGETAGFEEQPHSPYYGAADSTPLFVILLDEYERWTGDVALVKRLELAVRGALAWIDTYGDLLGTGYLWYQTRNPKTGLENQCWKDSWDAISYADGRLPSFPRATCEQQGYAYDAKLRGARMARLFWNDPEYADRLEREAAELKERFNRDFWLPEKEYYALALDADGTPVDALSSNIGHLLWSGIVEESRARRIADHLVGPRLFSGWGVRTLADDQGRYNPIGYHVGTVWPFDNSIIAWGLWKYGFREQAGQICESILTAARYFDGRLPEAFAGYERDLTEYPVQYPTACSPQAWSAGTPLMLLRVMLGLEPQGEHLIVDPHVPQGVGRVELLDIPGRWGRADALGRSRRRDDGNGQPV; translated from the coding sequence GTGAAAGAACTCGTCAGCATCCTGGACGGCAACACCTTCCTGGTCAGCGACCGGCGCGGCGACATCGAGCCGGCCCTCGACTTCCCCACCGGCCTCTTCTCCTTCGACACCCGGTTCCTCTCCACCTGGCTGCTGCTGCTCGACGGCGAACGGCTGCACGCACTGTCGCTCGACGACTCGGAGTCGCACCGGACCCGCTACTTCCTGGTGCCGGGCGAGCCCACCCACTTCCTGGACGCCAAGGTCTCGGTGATCCGCAGCCGGGCCATCAGCGGCAGCTTCGAGGAGGAGCTGACCGTGCTCAACCACTCCGGGCAGTCGATGATGTTCACCGTCCGGATCGAGATGGGTGCCGACTTCGCGGACCTCTTCGAGATCAAGGACACCCAGCGCAAGCGCGGCGAGCACACCGCCACCCCCGGCGAGAACGCGCTGCGCCTGGACTACCGCCGGGAGGCGTTCCACCGGGAGACGGTGATCAGCAGCAGCGCACCGGCGGAGGTCGACCTGACCGGGATGACCTTCGCGATCGAGATCGGGCCGCACGGCGAGTGGACCACCCGGCTCGCCGTCACCACCACGATCTACGGCGCCCGGGGCGAGGACGTCCGCAGCCAACTCCCCTTCTCCGGTAGCCGGACGACCGCCGTCATCCAGGCCGAGCACGCCGAGTTCATCGCCAAGGCACCGAAGCTGAGCTGCGACTACCAACCGCTGACCGAGGCGTACCGGCGCAGCCTCGACGACCTGGCCGCGCTCCGGTACGAGTCGATCGCGCTCGGCGTTCGACTGCTGGCCACCGGCCTGCCCTGGTTCATGACCCTGTTCGGCCGGGACAGCATCATCACCTCGCTCCAGGTCCTGCCGTTCCAGCCGGAACTGATCCCGCCCACGCTCACGATGCTGGCCGGTCTCCAGGGGCACCGGCTGGACGACTTCCGCGACGAGGAGCCCGGCAAGATCCTGCACGAGCTGCGCTACGGCGAGACCGCCGGCTTCGAGGAGCAGCCGCACTCGCCCTACTACGGCGCCGCCGACTCGACGCCGCTGTTCGTGATCCTGCTCGACGAGTACGAGCGGTGGACCGGCGACGTGGCACTTGTCAAACGGCTGGAACTGGCCGTGAGGGGCGCACTGGCCTGGATCGACACGTACGGCGACCTGCTCGGCACCGGCTACCTCTGGTACCAGACCCGCAACCCGAAGACCGGCCTGGAGAACCAGTGCTGGAAAGACTCGTGGGACGCGATCTCCTACGCCGACGGCCGGCTGCCGAGCTTCCCCCGGGCCACCTGCGAACAGCAGGGCTACGCGTACGACGCCAAGCTGCGCGGCGCCCGGATGGCCCGGCTGTTCTGGAACGACCCGGAGTACGCCGACCGGCTGGAACGGGAGGCCGCCGAGCTGAAGGAACGGTTCAACCGGGACTTCTGGTTGCCCGAGAAGGAGTACTACGCGCTGGCCCTGGACGCCGACGGCACGCCGGTGGATGCGCTCAGTTCCAACATCGGGCACCTGCTCTGGAGCGGCATCGTCGAGGAGTCGAGGGCCCGACGGATCGCCGACCACCTCGTCGGGCCGCGACTCTTCTCCGGCTGGGGTGTCCGCACCCTCGCCGACGACCAGGGGCGGTACAACCCGATCGGCTACCACGTCGGCACGGTCTGGCCCTTCGACAACTCGATCATCGCCTGGGGACTGTGGAAGTACGGCTTCCGCGAGCAGGCCGGGCAGATCTGCGAGTCGATCCTGACGGCGGCGCGCTACTTCGACGGCCGACTGCCGGAGGCGTTCGCCGGGTACGAGCGCGACCTCACCGAGTACCCGGTGCAGTACCCGACCGCGTGCAGCCCGCAGGCCTGGTCGGCGGGGACGCCGTTGATGTTGCTGCGGGTGATGCTCGGGCTCGAACCGCAGGGCGAGCACCTGATCGTCGACCCGCACGTGCCGCAGGGGGTCGGGCGGGTCGAGCTGCTGGACATCCCCGGTCGCTGGGGTCGCGCGGACGCGCTGGGCCGCAGCCGCCGGCGGGACGACGGGAACGGTCAGCCGGTGTAG
- a CDS encoding FABP family protein: MSASDDNPLAPPPWLNAPPVEPYPFEESHDLRVGPKLHPSLDGLLPYVGVWRGRGRGGFPTIEDFDFAQEIRISHDGRPFLHYESRAWILDEQSQPVRPAGREVGWWRPVLDGDRVTDELEALLTVPTGVMELHVGRRKGTQIEFVTDAVVRTSTAKEVTAGHRLFGIVEGALLYAQDMAAVGQPLTPHLSARLIRVAG, translated from the coding sequence TTGAGCGCGTCGGACGACAATCCGCTGGCACCGCCGCCGTGGCTGAACGCGCCGCCGGTCGAGCCGTACCCCTTCGAGGAGAGCCACGACCTGCGGGTCGGGCCGAAGCTGCACCCGAGCCTGGACGGGCTGCTGCCGTACGTCGGTGTCTGGCGGGGACGCGGCCGGGGCGGTTTCCCCACCATCGAGGACTTCGACTTCGCCCAGGAGATCCGGATCAGCCACGACGGCCGACCGTTCCTGCACTACGAGTCGCGGGCGTGGATCCTCGACGAGCAGAGCCAGCCGGTGCGCCCGGCCGGGCGTGAGGTCGGCTGGTGGCGTCCGGTGCTCGACGGTGACCGGGTCACCGACGAGCTGGAGGCGCTGCTCACCGTCCCCACCGGGGTGATGGAGCTGCACGTCGGGCGGCGCAAGGGTACGCAGATCGAGTTCGTCACCGACGCCGTGGTGCGGACCTCCACCGCCAAGGAGGTGACGGCCGGGCACCGGCTCTTCGGCATCGTCGAGGGGGCGCTGCTCTACGCGCAGGACATGGCGGCGGTCGGTCAGCCGCTCACGCCGCACCTGTCGGCACGCCTGATCCGGGTGGCCGGCTGA
- a CDS encoding aminotransferase class IV yields the protein MVASRIGVLGQGLRPPGEPLLRGDDLGVLHGDGLFETMHLRGGRPWLRQEHLARMRAGAASVELPLPPDAELVALLDDVAAGWPTEVEGALRLVCTRGPEGGGGPTVYATLAEVPATARQARRDGVRVATLPLGVPAQARPELDWLPAGLKSTSYRASTAARRWAARTGVDDVLWVSSDGYVLEGPTANVVWLDGDVLCTVPARRTGILPGTTVAWLLAHAAELGCTADERMVTPAGLRTADGVWLTSSVRGAVAVRSLDGTPLPAGTRTGAVQELLGFPLP from the coding sequence ATGGTGGCGTCGCGGATCGGCGTACTGGGACAGGGCCTGCGACCGCCCGGCGAGCCGCTGCTGCGCGGCGACGATCTCGGGGTCCTGCACGGCGACGGACTGTTCGAGACCATGCATCTGCGCGGCGGTCGGCCGTGGCTACGGCAGGAGCACCTGGCCCGGATGCGGGCCGGCGCGGCCTCCGTCGAGCTGCCCCTGCCTCCCGACGCCGAGCTGGTCGCGCTGCTGGACGACGTCGCCGCCGGTTGGCCGACCGAGGTCGAGGGCGCGCTCCGGCTGGTCTGCACCCGCGGCCCCGAGGGCGGCGGAGGACCCACCGTGTACGCCACCCTCGCCGAGGTGCCGGCGACGGCGCGGCAGGCCCGCCGGGACGGGGTACGGGTGGCCACCCTCCCGCTGGGCGTCCCCGCGCAGGCCCGCCCCGAGCTCGACTGGCTCCCCGCCGGCCTCAAGTCGACCTCGTACCGGGCGAGCACCGCCGCCCGCCGTTGGGCGGCCCGGACCGGCGTCGACGACGTGCTCTGGGTCTCCTCCGACGGGTACGTGCTGGAGGGGCCGACCGCCAACGTGGTCTGGCTGGACGGGGACGTCCTCTGCACGGTGCCGGCCCGCCGGACCGGCATCCTGCCCGGCACCACCGTCGCGTGGCTGCTGGCGCACGCCGCCGAGCTGGGCTGCACGGCCGACGAACGGATGGTCACGCCGGCCGGTCTGCGCACCGCCGACGGCGTCTGGCTCACCTCGTCCGTACGCGGCGCGGTGGCGGTCCGCAGTCTCGACGGCACGCCGCTGCCGGCCGGTACGCGTACCGGGGCGGTGCAGGAACTGCTCGGTTTCCCGCTGCCCTGA
- a CDS encoding folate-binding protein YgfZ — protein MIDIAGAVAVESIDEASRDQPEPAHAAAGVRSVAAHYGDPMREQRLLDTEVGLVDRSHRGVVAVPGAERISWLHTLTTQHLAQLGPWQGTELLVLSPHGHVEQHAMVTEDGDTTWLDTEPGATGSLLGYLEKMRFFSRVEPRDATAEYALLSLVGPKTPDAVALLDVPPLAEPEVLDVPGAKFRAGELPARPSARYDVTPLPGGGWARRVPLGVDLLVPRASMEQVVNRLRDGGVRPAGLWAYEAVRVAAHRARVGVDTDHRTIPAEVDLIAPAVHLDKGCYRGQETVARVHNMGRPPRRLVLLHLDGVMTDQLPAAGTPITLGDRTVGFVGTAVHHHEQGQIALAVVKRSVADDATLRVGESTAAIDPE, from the coding sequence ATGATCGACATCGCGGGTGCGGTGGCCGTGGAGAGCATCGACGAGGCCAGCCGGGACCAGCCGGAGCCGGCGCACGCGGCAGCCGGCGTACGGTCGGTGGCCGCGCACTACGGCGACCCGATGCGTGAGCAGCGGCTGCTCGACACCGAGGTCGGCCTGGTGGACCGCTCGCACCGGGGCGTCGTCGCGGTGCCGGGCGCGGAGCGGATCTCCTGGCTGCACACCCTCACCACCCAGCACCTGGCGCAGCTCGGCCCCTGGCAGGGCACCGAGTTGCTGGTGCTCTCCCCGCACGGGCACGTCGAGCAGCACGCCATGGTGACCGAGGACGGCGACACCACCTGGCTGGACACCGAGCCCGGCGCCACCGGGAGCCTGCTGGGTTACCTGGAGAAGATGCGCTTCTTCAGCCGGGTCGAGCCCCGCGACGCCACCGCCGAGTACGCGCTGCTGTCACTGGTCGGGCCGAAGACACCCGACGCGGTGGCCCTGCTGGACGTGCCGCCGCTCGCCGAGCCCGAGGTGCTCGACGTACCGGGTGCCAAGTTCCGCGCCGGTGAACTGCCCGCCCGCCCGAGCGCCCGGTACGACGTCACGCCGCTGCCCGGCGGCGGATGGGCCCGTCGGGTGCCGCTCGGGGTGGACCTGCTGGTGCCCCGGGCCTCGATGGAGCAGGTGGTGAACCGGCTGCGCGACGGCGGTGTGCGGCCCGCCGGCCTGTGGGCGTACGAGGCGGTGCGGGTCGCCGCCCACCGGGCCCGGGTCGGCGTCGACACCGATCACCGGACCATCCCCGCCGAGGTGGACCTGATCGCCCCCGCCGTACACCTGGACAAGGGCTGCTACCGGGGGCAGGAGACGGTCGCCCGGGTGCACAACATGGGGCGCCCGCCGCGTCGGCTGGTCCTGCTGCACCTCGACGGGGTGATGACCGACCAGCTCCCGGCCGCCGGTACCCCGATCACGCTGGGCGACCGGACGGTCGGCTTCGTCGGCACCGCCGTGCACCACCACGAGCAGGGCCAGATCGCGCTGGCCGTGGTGAAGCGCTCGGTCGCCGACGACGCCACGCTCCGGGTCGGCGAGAGCACCGCCGCCATCGACCCGGAGTAA
- a CDS encoding asparaginase: MVGSVHVVGETYEGCVALAEVVRSGFVEGVHRGSVVVLDADGAVVAAAGDVTSPIFPRSASKPMQTVGMIGAGLPLTESADLALVSASHAGEEFHLARVAGLLATAGLDEDALHCPPDLPVGEQAREAVLRAGGGPTRLQMNCSGKHAGMVLTCRAAGWPVDGYWRPEHPLQQRVRDAVEESTGERAVAVGVDGCGAPVLSASLTGLAGAYLRLVTAEEGTASRTVADAMRGHPEIVGGTEADDTRLMRGVPGLLAKVGAEGVIATALPGVGAVALKIDDGAGRPRMPVLVSALRRLGVDAPVLTEFAEVPLFGGGLPVGAVRPLW; this comes from the coding sequence ATCGTGGGTAGCGTCCACGTTGTGGGAGAGACGTACGAGGGCTGCGTGGCCCTCGCCGAGGTGGTCCGGTCCGGGTTCGTGGAGGGCGTACACCGGGGGTCGGTGGTGGTGCTCGACGCCGATGGCGCGGTGGTCGCCGCCGCAGGTGACGTGACCTCGCCGATCTTCCCGCGTTCCGCCAGCAAACCGATGCAGACGGTCGGGATGATCGGCGCCGGGTTGCCGCTGACCGAGTCGGCCGACCTGGCCCTGGTGTCGGCCAGCCACGCGGGGGAGGAGTTCCACCTGGCCCGGGTGGCCGGGCTGCTCGCCACCGCCGGTCTGGACGAGGACGCGCTGCACTGCCCGCCGGACCTGCCAGTCGGTGAGCAGGCCCGCGAGGCGGTGCTGCGGGCCGGCGGCGGTCCCACCCGGCTCCAGATGAACTGTTCCGGCAAGCACGCCGGGATGGTGCTGACCTGCCGGGCCGCCGGATGGCCGGTGGACGGGTACTGGCGTCCGGAGCACCCGCTCCAGCAGCGGGTACGCGACGCGGTCGAGGAGTCGACCGGCGAGCGGGCCGTGGCGGTCGGGGTGGACGGCTGCGGCGCGCCGGTGCTGTCGGCGTCGCTGACCGGGCTGGCCGGGGCGTACCTGCGGCTGGTGACGGCGGAGGAGGGCACAGCGTCGCGTACGGTGGCCGACGCCATGCGCGGGCACCCGGAGATCGTCGGCGGTACGGAGGCCGACGACACCCGGCTGATGCGGGGCGTACCGGGGCTGCTGGCGAAGGTGGGCGCGGAGGGCGTGATCGCGACGGCGCTGCCCGGCGTCGGTGCTGTTGCCCTGAAGATCGACGACGGCGCTGGTCGTCCTCGGATGCCGGTGCTGGTCTCCGCGCTGCGTCGGCTCGGTGTCGACGCGCCGGTGCTGACGGAGTTCGCCGAGGTGCCGCTCTTCGGTGGTGGCCTGCCGGTCGGTGCCGTCCGTCCGCTCTGGTGA
- the mtfM gene encoding small membrane protein MtfM, which yields MVTEIGFVSLLVAGLGALAGGLVYVAVLIARGK from the coding sequence ATGGTCACCGAGATCGGGTTCGTCAGCCTGCTGGTCGCCGGCCTGGGCGCGCTCGCCGGTGGCCTGGTCTACGTGGCGGTACTCATAGCGAGAGGAAAATAG
- a CDS encoding 3-keto-5-aminohexanoate cleavage protein — translation MTTATLITVAPTGAESAKTEVPALPVTLDELLLTAKECEALGASVIHVHIRDGQARPTLDPGRLRETVAALRESTDLIVQLSTGGAVTDPESDRLAVLEAGPDMASCTMGTVNFGDDVFLNRWEFIVDLHTRMQERGVVPEYEIFDLGHLTALQRLLGRYGLPHGGHVHVDFVMGVPGGMPGTTATLVAAQQMLRDLPEGTTFSATGVGRTSIPVLLASLSAGGHLRVGMEDTVTYAKGRPVESNMQLVARAVGFAQLAQRPPMTTAEAREMLGM, via the coding sequence ATGACGACAGCGACGTTGATCACGGTTGCCCCCACCGGCGCGGAGTCGGCCAAGACGGAGGTGCCGGCGCTGCCGGTGACCCTGGACGAGCTGCTGCTCACCGCCAAGGAGTGCGAGGCACTGGGCGCCTCCGTGATCCACGTCCACATCCGCGACGGCCAGGCGCGCCCGACGCTGGACCCGGGACGGCTACGGGAGACCGTGGCGGCGCTGCGGGAGAGCACCGACCTGATCGTGCAGCTCTCCACCGGTGGGGCGGTCACCGACCCGGAGTCCGACCGGCTGGCCGTGCTGGAGGCGGGACCGGACATGGCCTCGTGCACCATGGGCACGGTCAACTTCGGCGACGACGTGTTCCTCAACCGCTGGGAGTTCATCGTCGACCTGCACACCCGGATGCAGGAGCGGGGCGTCGTGCCCGAGTACGAGATCTTCGACCTCGGCCACCTGACCGCGTTGCAGCGGCTGCTCGGCCGGTACGGGCTGCCGCACGGCGGTCATGTGCACGTCGACTTCGTGATGGGGGTGCCGGGCGGGATGCCGGGCACCACGGCGACCCTGGTGGCGGCGCAGCAGATGCTGCGGGACCTGCCCGAGGGGACCACGTTCTCGGCGACCGGCGTCGGCCGTACCAGCATTCCGGTGCTGCTCGCCAGTCTGTCGGCCGGTGGTCACCTACGGGTCGGCATGGAGGACACCGTCACGTACGCCAAGGGGCGGCCGGTGGAGTCCAACATGCAGCTCGTCGCCCGCGCGGTCGGGTTCGCCCAGCTCGCGCAGCGTCCGCCGATGACCACCGCCGAGGCGCGCGAGATGCTCGGTATGTAA
- a CDS encoding winged helix-turn-helix domain-containing protein — MSVEEIPILVCVSSDASVRQRVMQRLDGVGPVVICSDLAQLRAMFPAPLAEPAALPDESNGRPTNWGDLVVDRAGHLVTWRGVPLGLTRTERELLARLMSPPLALWSYERLFASVWGGAYLGDTAILHSAVKRLRRKLRALPGGPQVQTVRGVGYRLSTPPEGADGRPGEAVHHA, encoded by the coding sequence GTGTCCGTTGAGGAGATACCGATCCTGGTCTGCGTCAGCTCCGACGCCTCGGTGCGACAACGGGTCATGCAGCGGTTGGACGGCGTGGGACCGGTGGTGATCTGTAGTGACCTCGCGCAGTTGCGCGCGATGTTCCCGGCTCCGCTGGCCGAGCCCGCCGCGCTGCCCGACGAGTCGAACGGCCGACCGACGAACTGGGGCGACCTCGTGGTGGACCGGGCCGGGCACCTGGTCACCTGGCGGGGCGTGCCGTTGGGTCTGACGCGTACCGAGCGGGAGCTGCTGGCCCGGCTGATGAGCCCGCCGCTCGCGCTCTGGAGCTACGAGCGGCTCTTCGCCTCCGTCTGGGGTGGCGCGTACCTCGGTGACACGGCGATCCTGCACTCGGCGGTGAAGCGGTTGCGGCGCAAGCTGCGGGCGTTGCCCGGCGGCCCGCAGGTGCAGACGGTCCGTGGGGTGGGCTACCGGCTGAGCACGCCGCCGGAGGGCGCCGACGGGCGCCCCGGCGAGGCGGTACACCACGCGTGA
- a CDS encoding Fur family transcriptional regulator has protein sequence MSESSLAELLRARGLRLTAQRQLILQAVLDLGHATPEQVHTAVREVAAGVNITTIYRTLELLERLGLVTHTHLSHGSPTYHAAGEDQHVHLVCRECGAIDEMEPELLRPLADQLATERGFRVDIGHVSFFGVCERCGDGDGDQK, from the coding sequence GTGTCCGAATCCTCCCTGGCGGAACTGCTCCGCGCCCGTGGGCTGCGGCTGACGGCGCAGCGGCAGCTGATCCTGCAAGCGGTGCTGGACCTGGGGCACGCCACCCCGGAGCAGGTGCACACGGCGGTCCGCGAGGTCGCCGCCGGTGTCAACATCACCACCATCTATCGCACGCTGGAGCTGCTGGAGCGGCTCGGCCTGGTCACCCACACCCATCTGTCGCACGGTTCGCCGACCTACCACGCCGCCGGGGAGGACCAGCACGTCCACCTGGTCTGCCGGGAGTGCGGCGCGATCGACGAGATGGAACCCGAGCTGTTGCGCCCGCTGGCCGACCAGTTGGCGACCGAGCGGGGCTTCCGGGTCGACATCGGCCACGTCTCCTTCTTCGGCGTGTGCGAGCGGTGCGGAGACGGGGACGGGGACCAGAAATGA
- a CDS encoding SCP2 sterol-binding domain-containing protein: protein MTEATEQFFAALPARAPEVLRAPVAGTLRIDLSDGHHTEHWLVRMRPGAAEVSQGPEAADAVWYCGVHLFDRLVTGQSQSISAVFRNESTYTGDVVLFLAFRRFFPPPPGTRDPREVAREHVRRTR from the coding sequence GTGACCGAGGCGACCGAGCAGTTCTTCGCGGCCCTGCCGGCCCGGGCCCCGGAGGTACTCCGCGCCCCCGTGGCGGGCACGCTCCGGATCGACCTCTCCGACGGCCACCACACCGAGCACTGGCTGGTCCGGATGCGACCGGGCGCGGCCGAGGTGAGTCAGGGTCCGGAGGCCGCCGACGCCGTCTGGTACTGCGGCGTGCACCTGTTCGACCGGCTGGTCACCGGCCAGTCGCAGAGCATCTCCGCGGTGTTCCGCAACGAGAGCACGTACACCGGGGACGTGGTCCTGTTCCTCGCCTTCCGGCGCTTCTTCCCCCCGCCCCCCGGCACCCGGGACCCGCGCGAGGTGGCCCGCGAGCACGTCAGGCGGACCCGGTGA